In a single window of the Gemmatimonadota bacterium genome:
- a CDS encoding PadR family transcriptional regulator has protein sequence MAAPLSLIKGTLDVLVLKSLSWGPRHGFEVTSWLEERSTGHLAVDDGALYQALHRMEERDLIRAEWGITSNNRRARYYSMTPAGRAHLRAESSALVRYAETLVAILAARTA, from the coding sequence ATGGCCGCACCACTGTCGCTGATCAAGGGAACGCTCGATGTCCTCGTCCTCAAGTCGCTGTCGTGGGGGCCGCGGCACGGTTTTGAAGTGACCAGCTGGCTCGAGGAGCGCTCGACCGGTCACCTCGCCGTGGACGACGGCGCGCTCTATCAGGCGCTGCATCGGATGGAAGAGCGCGACCTGATCCGGGCCGAATGGGGTATCACCAGCAACAATCGCCGCGCCCGCTACTACTCGATGACGCCGGCTGGCCGCGCCCATCTGCGGGCGGAGTCGAGTGCCCTGGTCCGTTACGCCGAGACGCTGGTGGCGATTCTCGCCGCCCGCACTGCCTGA